Proteins co-encoded in one Dendropsophus ebraccatus isolate aDenEbr1 chromosome 9, aDenEbr1.pat, whole genome shotgun sequence genomic window:
- the LOC138800484 gene encoding E3 ubiquitin/ISG15 ligase TRIM25-like, translating to MASAELRDELNCSICLSLYTDPVSLRCGHNFCRSCIVQVLDTQDGAGGYSCPDCRAEYLKRPALEKNRKLGNIVERFLSTQPDMEETGIFCTYCDSPAPAVRTCLQCEASFCEKHLSRHSKSSEHTLVEPTVTLEERKCSTHREVLKYYCPVDNACICVSCWVAGDHKGHDVELLDVASEKGKEKLRSVIEKLKSEREEAGRKVQKLKHHGREQEEKSSALTERVTGLFTDLRKKLDNVEKRILGEISRQKGEVSVSVCDLVRQVELHKEELTEKMNQLEGLCNITDPLTFLQEDITSGDISDGSCDVISDVRDVQCLDEGIVSQMVHRGLGHFADDLIDMKIKRQFSVMEKSDILLDIDTASNNIIISQDLRSASYTATSQNRPDGPKRFRFDQVFSSRSFSSGRHYWEVDVSQAEKWLIGAAGESLERKLVDNESYIGYNEKSWAVYVNNSFRACHNNIHKKLVSDSPVRVVGIYLDYEAGRLSFYQLSDSIRHLHTFTTTFTEPLYAGAYIFDNGIRFIG from the coding sequence ATGGCGTCTGCTGAGCTGAGGGACGAGCTGAACTGCTCCATCTGCCTGAGCCTCTATACAGATCCCGTATCcctgagatgtggacacaacttctgccgcTCGTGTATTGTTCAGGTGCTGGatacacaggacggggctggaggTTACTCCTGTcctgactgcagagcagaatATCTGAAGCGTCCGGCCCTGGAGAAGAACAGGAAGCTGGGTAATATAGTGGAGCGTTTCTTATCTACTCAGCCTGATATGGAGGAGACCGGAATCTTCTGCACTTACTGCGATTCTCCTGCACCGGCTGTGAGAACATGTCTGCAATGTGAGGCTtctttttgtgaaaaacaccTAAGTAGACACAGTAAGTCATCAGAACATACGTTGGTGGAGCCCACTGTAACCCTGGAGGAAAGGAAATGCTCCACACACAGAGAAGTGCTAAAATATTACTGTCCTGTAGACAACGCCtgtatctgtgtgtcctgctggGTGGCCGGAGATCACAAGGGACATGACGTGGAGCTACTGGACGTGGCCTCCGAGAAGGGGAAAGAGAAACTGAGATCTGTCATTGAGAAGCTGAAGTCAGAGCGAGAGGAAGCTGGAAGAAAAGTCCAGAAACTAAAGCACCATGGGAGAGAACAGGAAGAAAAATCATCTGCACTCACTGAGAGAGTCACTGGGCTGTTTACTGATCTCAGGAAGAAGCTGGATAATGTAGAAAAGAGAATCCTGGGAGAGATTTCCAGACAGAAGGGAGAGGTTTCAGTGTCAGTCTGTGATCTGGTCAGACAGGTGGAGCTACACAAGGAGGAGCTGACCGAGAAGATGAATCAGCTTGAGGGATTATGTAACATCACTGATCCGCTGACCTTCCTACAAGAAGATATTACCAGCGGTGACATCAGTGATGGaagctgtgatgtcatcagtgatgtaagagACGTCCAGTGTCTGGATGAAGGTATAGTGTCACAGATggtacacaggggactggggcacTTTGCTGATGATCTGATTGATATGAAGATAAAGAGACAGTTCTCAGTGATGGAGAAATCAGACATATTACTGGATATAGACACGGCTTCTAATAACATTATTATATCACAGGATCTCAGATCTGCTTCTTATACCGCTACATCACAGAACAGACCTGATGGGCCCAAGAGGTTCAGATTCGATCAGGTGTTCAGTTCCCGCAGCTTCTCCTCTGGGAGACATTACTGGGAGGTGGATGTGAGTCAGGCAGAGAAATGGCTGATAGGGGCGGCCGGGGAAAGTCTGGAGAGGAAGTTGGTGGATAATGAATCTTATATTGGTTATAATGAGAAATCTTGGGCTGTATATGTGAATAATAGTTTTAGAGCATGTCATAACAATATCCATAAGAAGCTGGTATCAGATTCCCCTGTGCGGGTTGTCGGGATCTATCTGGACTATGAGGCCGGACGTCTGTCCTTCTATCAGCTTTCTGACTCCATCAGACACCTACACACCTTCACCACCACCTTCACCGAGCCGCTCTATGCTGGGGCTTATATTTTTGATAACGGTATCAGATTTATTGGATGA